Genomic DNA from Larus michahellis chromosome 3, bLarMic1.1, whole genome shotgun sequence:
CCAAACAATCACATGGACAAAACCTGCCATTCTCAACATATGTTTCCAATTTCCCTGATGGGTAACCCTCTGTTGAGGGTAAGCAACAAAGCAAGCCACCACCAGGAGGGGGACTCCAACCTCCATGAGCAAGTTCTGTCCAAGGCAATCCCTTCAACTGCTCAGGATGAGATCTCCCActaccaaaggaaagaaaaatattattgccGAAAGGGGGAGAAAATTTCCACCACGGAGTTCCTTTACTTTTTTCACACATTTATCAGCACACAGAAAGTGACTACAGACAACTACAAcaagacattttgaaatttcattttacagtataaacttagaaattaaaattatatatgaaTACTATGAACTTAGAAATTAGGAATCAAAACAACACTTCATGatagttttaaaaaatctcttGGAAAATCACTTCCAACATACTGAATGCATTTCCAGTGATTTCAGCAGGTTTAACTACTGCATACATATTCCACACAGGATTCTACCAGGTAACAAGAAATCATAGCTAAAACTCAGTGTTGAAAACTAAGTGAGGCCAAAGAACTACAGGTCATTTAAGATAATCCACTGAAGTCGATGATATTAACTGCATGAGGAAGGATTTCTTGTGTAAGTTAAGACAGCAGAAAAGGTTTGCAAATTGCAtggattttcaaaatttttaaatcaGATATTGTCctggtttctgttttatttcataaaattgaATGAAAAGCAGCCTGGACATAAGTTTTCTCTCTAAAGGAGGTTCAGACCTTGCAGTACACATCATATTTTAACTTCGCACCCAGCTTAGTTCCTTCTAAGCATACTTTGAATTTGGCATCCATTTCCTGGTTCTGGGCTTTAGTGAAAAGATTTTTCCAGTCTCCAACAACACCTGGAacataaagaaaagtaaaatactaCCCTTTACTGTAAGAACAAAGGAGTATGACTTAAAACAAAGAACTACCTTGTCTCCCTTATTATCATATTTCAGGATAAtccatttttgatttttttttgtccttttccctGCAAGAAAAGAACCTTTGACCTAAGAATACACTCACGATTGCCTTATGTTTGGTGTCCTCAATAGAGCGTGAACACAAAACGAACATAGGAAACTACTGGTCTGCCTTCATAGCTTTGGCATGCATCTTGTACTGTTGCAGAAAACTATACAAGATGACCAGCAGTTGTGAAACCAACACAGAAATTCAAAGATGCGGCTTTTAACTGCAGGAGCTTTGTGCACTGCAACCAGACACTGTCCTAAACTGCAGTCTACCTTTAATCTAGATCTTGGAGAGCCCACAGTCTGAGGTTGTCTGAGCCTACAGCCTTAGTTTGATCCATGGCTAAAAGACACAGCTCAGTCTGTGTTGTGTCTGGATTCCATGTGTTGACTGAGGTTCACAGGCAATCACAAGGCTTATTTCGAAAACCCAAGGAGAAAAATCTGTGGAGGCACTCTGTAGACCAAGTGCCAGGCTATCCCCAGGACtcacagaagacaaaataaaactctTCTTTGTTCTAGCTGGTGCTTACTGCATACCACAACTGAAGGGTGTGCTAATTGTAGTGCACTTCTGCTGATCACATTGTACAGGGCTTTACCTAATGGTACTGGCCCTTGTGATGAAATTGTGTGACACCGTCCTGAATCACAATCAGTGTTGCTTAAACAACTCCCAACcttgaaaattatatataaagaTTAACCATCTACTGACTCAAATTCCTGCCTGCCCAAGATGCAGGGCTATCATTTACCACcctggcaaaataaaaacaagtttacCTTTGCGGAAAAGAATTGAGCCAACAGCACCATGAGTCTCCTGAGCCTTATCCTTCACTGCCTGGAAAGTGGCCCTGTCTGCAACGGACTGGATCTGCTCTGCCGTTGGGGAGAATCCAAAGAATTCAGCTATCTGCTTTACACTGGCAGTCAGGTTCTGAAAGCAATACAGTGAAAGGGAGTCATGCAATATGCTTCCTCTAAAAAAGGAGTTAATCCACTTGGGATGTGCATTGCCATCATCTATTAACAATATTTGCCTTCACAGTATGTTTTCTGCATTAAATTGGAACTCAGCTTTTGTACACTCAGACTCAACTTGTCATTAAAATCAAATTGATATTTGCTCTTTCAGAAACCTACGCCTTTCACTGTTAATTTCAGCAGATTTCAAGGAATGGGCCCAGATGTGTTTTGCCTGTCAAGTACACAGCACCTGCTTTACCTCTTTAAGGTCTTCATATATTATGAACATAGTATTCTCATCATCAATGTGTTTGTTCCAGGTGACTGCATGATCAAAATAGGAACCCCAGCCAActgtaaagaagagaaaaaagcatcAGTGTGACCTTCTTTTCTTACTGGGTACTTATTTCTCTCCAACTGAAGCATTGCCTTCTGTTGCCTATTGGTTACATCAatgcaaacaaacagaacagcCTCGCCTTTCCATGGTACTGTACAACAGAATGACAGAGGCTTCCTCTGGGCTTTTGTATGTAAATGGTTTTCACGCAGAAATACGAATTTCACTCTGTGCTCTCCCCTCTGTTACTATACTGTCATTTAAACACCTCTTAAAAGCCAAAGCCAGACATCAGTCTAAATCTAAAATTTGGGTTGCTAATGCGGTGTTTGGCCTTGTGTTCAGAAACAGTAAAGACAATAAACTGTCATTTCATTACCACTTCAGATCTGTAGCATTTCCTCCATCACTAAGTAGCGGAATGTTGACCAAATGCCATTGTCAAGCTGCCATGCAACTCCCTCACCCTTGCCGGGAAGAGCAAAATGCCCAGAAGCAAAGCATCTTTTGGACATTCTTCCCATTCTGGCATTCAGCTGCCTCCTTTATCATGACATATGGCCATCAGTAAACTAATTATGACACGGCTGTTTTCCCACTGGCCTCATCTAgttgtttttaagtatttttttctgttgcttcttcAGCTACATTCAATAACTATAACAATACCTTTCCCATTCATGAACTCTGAGAAGAACACATCCCAGGAGCTGTAACTGGGGACGCCTGGCACATTGTtgtggaaatggaaaaatgaaacagctgtATCTTTAGGGTTTCGAAACAGCACTAGTATCTGGAATGGGAGAAAGAGGTCAACCATTTTAGATCACTTACTTCCCCCGGCAACCAAAATGAGACTATAAC
This window encodes:
- the SULT6B1 gene encoding sulfotransferase 6B1 yields the protein MAEDKKAFVDEINKALAKSEGLTLKDLLFSYRGTPYPVTVCSAETFQALENLEARRDDMVLVSYPKCGVNWLIQILSDLIFTTIQSKPVSTELPFIECGDPDKYQRMKQIPSPRILATHLNYDCLPKSIFKNKAKILVLFRNPKDTAVSFFHFHNNVPGVPSYSSWDVFFSEFMNGKVGWGSYFDHAVTWNKHIDDENTMFIIYEDLKENLTASVKQIAEFFGFSPTAEQIQSVADRATFQAVKDKAQETHGAVGSILFRKGVVGDWKNLFTKAQNQEMDAKFKVCLEGTKLGAKLKYDVYCKV